From a single Calothrix sp. NIES-2098 genomic region:
- a CDS encoding heat shock protein DnaJ domain-containing protein: MPRRTTSPTSTTPESRPLALSELHIRLEALDKEHQSLLKQIKRKRTELKNFVEQMRSLATDIFHRATPSLKKMADLDREIHALFDEIFATRKFGKQTEKNIKAVYRKLQLAGIISPQRDREREEPDLDELFGNFQSENDFSSGAEHRHQNWQEQSEFSSATVNNKEESRKIRQTFLRLAEIFHPDKVTDSETQMYHTEIMKEINKAYQEGDLARLLEIEKQHELGELIDNNSEDDLTRKCKNLEQQNQILKNQYESLKRELRQAKNTPEGAMVTDSRKAAKNGIDAIDQMLETVEVQINVVTQIRDFVQEFREEKISITDFLSGPTILHSLNQEVMEDLLEQMLLELERVGNFK, translated from the coding sequence ATGCCGCGACGAACAACTTCACCTACCTCTACCACACCCGAATCAAGGCCATTGGCTCTCTCGGAACTACATATCCGCTTAGAGGCTCTAGATAAAGAACATCAATCGCTATTAAAACAAATTAAACGCAAGCGAACGGAACTGAAGAACTTTGTCGAACAAATGCGTTCTCTAGCCACAGACATATTTCATCGAGCTACTCCTAGTCTCAAAAAAATGGCAGATCTCGATCGAGAAATTCATGCATTGTTTGATGAGATTTTTGCTACCAGAAAATTTGGTAAACAAACTGAAAAAAATATTAAGGCAGTTTACCGTAAACTTCAGTTAGCAGGAATCATCAGCCCCCAACGCGATCGCGAACGGGAAGAGCCAGATTTAGACGAGCTTTTTGGTAATTTTCAGTCAGAGAATGATTTCTCTTCCGGTGCAGAACATCGTCATCAAAATTGGCAAGAACAATCAGAATTTTCCTCTGCTACCGTTAATAACAAAGAGGAATCTCGAAAAATTCGCCAGACATTTTTGAGACTAGCGGAAATATTTCATCCGGATAAGGTGACAGATAGCGAAACGCAGATGTACCATACGGAAATCATGAAAGAAATTAACAAAGCTTACCAAGAAGGTGACTTGGCTAGACTTTTAGAAATTGAAAAACAGCACGAACTAGGAGAATTAATTGATAATAATAGTGAGGACGATCTAACTCGAAAATGTAAAAACTTAGAACAGCAAAACCAAATTCTGAAAAATCAGTATGAGAGCTTAAAGCGGGAACTGCGTCAGGCGAAAAATACCCCTGAAGGTGCGATGGTGACAGATTCGCGGAAAGCTGCAAAAAATGGGATTGACGCGATTGATCAGATGTTAGAAACAGTAGAAGTACAGATAAATGTTGTGACTCAAATTCGCGATTTTGTGCAAGAGTTCAGGGAAGAGAAAATCAGCATTACTGACTTTCTATCCGGCCCGACAATTTTGCATTCTTTAAATCAAGAAGTTATGGAAGACCTTCTAGAACA